The following nucleotide sequence is from Gloeocapsa sp. PCC 73106.
GATTTGTTTAATAGATAAGCTAAAAAGCTGTCAGTACATTGTTTCTAGCTATTTAAGAAGAAGAAATTAGATTATTTTCTCATATTTTCTCATCTGAGCAAATGGGAGAAAACAGCGATCGCACTCTCCAAACTCCCACAAAGCAGGAGTCTTAAACTTCTTCCCACAGTTCGGACATTTAGACAATAACTTTAAGCCATGCTTCTGACACTTCCAAACCGACTTAAACTGCCATTCAATCTTATGACAGGGCAACTCATCATAACACGTCCCACACAAACGAATCGGTTCAAATATCATCCCTTCTCCCAAGGGAGGTAGCATCAAACGTAAACGTCCACCCTCAACCCCAACAACCTCCCCTAAAGCCTTTAAATCGGCATCAGAAGGAAAAGGATTGAGATGAAATCGTTCCCATCGGGCTATTTTTGCTCCTATCCCTGCTAGTTGCCCCAAAGCACTCGGACTCAAGTGATTTCGTCGTCTCACTCGCCCCAAAAAGTGACTGAGGCTTTCCCCTTCCATTGGTTCGACAGCAAACAACCAAGGCTTAATTTCATCGGTTGCTTTTATGAGTATTCCCTCGCTACATCTTGTAAAACCTCTTTTTCAAGACGTTGATAACCCATTGATAATGATTTAATCGCCGCCTCTCGTAATATCTCATCTAAACGACCGATATACCCCTCTGTCGCCTTGACGAGAATCTTAATCATAGCAGGACTGGTTAAATTTGAAGCAACAGGCAACTTTAAGACCTTTTCCTCCCAAATTGCTACCGTTTTCTTAAATTCTACCCCTGCCAACTTACCAAAACGACGATGAGCGCGAAACCGATTATAAACCTGTTCATCGCGCTTAATCACCGCATCTAGTCGATCAGTTCCCACTAAAACCACCGAAATTTCTAACTTATCATTAATATCTCGCACATCAGGAAAAGTATCAGGTTTGAGACGGTCAGCTTCATCAATAATAATCATTTCTACCTCACACCCTTTTAACACCTCCATCGCCCTGGACCGAAACTCCGAAACCGTTCCTTTAACTGCTTTATAGCGCAAATATTCGATAATTTCTTTAAATAAATCTTTAGAGCCACATTTAGTAGGAGGCATAATGTAAACTACTGGAACAATAGGTGTTTGTCTTCCTTGTTGTCTGGGTTTATTTCTCAACGTATAAGCCTCACAAGCCACCGTTTTTCCTGTGCGTGACTCTCCCACCAAGCGACAAGACTGCCTTGCTTTGCGCTTTCCATCAAGCCATTCATGTAAATCTCGAATATGTTCTAGGGGGACGATGCTTTGACGGTTTAAACGGGCAATTTCCGCCTGTAACCACTGCTCATCTCTGTTTAACTCCCCCAATTTCTGAGCAATTTCTTTTGCCTGTGTCATCATTTACCATCCATAATCATCTCGTAATTGCTCATAATCCCAAACTTCGATATCATCCACTTCAGTTTCAGTTAGAGTTTCGCTTTCAGGTTCAACCGCTTCTACAGTTTCGACACGAGAAGACTTTTTTTCTTGTTTATAAGCTTGTTCTGTCTTTTGACGTTGTTTACGGCTCTTTTTCTCAACTAAAGCCTCTCTTTCAATGACTTCCTGTAAAATAGATTGATTACTAATGGTTTTTCCTGCCTCACGGAGTTTTTTCGCACTGGCTTTAGCTTCATCAACAGATAACTGTTCACTTTCCAAATCTTGAGCATGAGCGCGAGTTAAAAACACCTCTTGATGTTTCTCTTGGCGATAAACCCAGATCGTAGTAATATCTCTTGGGTCATAGCGTAAAATCACCGTATCTCCCCCATAGCCTTCTAAATACTCCCCTCGATACATTACATTCTCAAACTGTA
It contains:
- a CDS encoding TniB family NTP-binding protein, which translates into the protein MTQAKEIAQKLGELNRDEQWLQAEIARLNRQSIVPLEHIRDLHEWLDGKRKARQSCRLVGESRTGKTVACEAYTLRNKPRQQGRQTPIVPVVYIMPPTKCGSKDLFKEIIEYLRYKAVKGTVSEFRSRAMEVLKGCEVEMIIIDEADRLKPDTFPDVRDINDKLEISVVLVGTDRLDAVIKRDEQVYNRFRAHRRFGKLAGVEFKKTVAIWEEKVLKLPVASNLTSPAMIKILVKATEGYIGRLDEILREAAIKSLSMGYQRLEKEVLQDVAREYS
- a CDS encoding TniQ family protein — translated: MFAVEPMEGESLSHFLGRVRRRNHLSPSALGQLAGIGAKIARWERFHLNPFPSDADLKALGEVVGVEGGRLRLMLPPLGEGMIFEPIRLCGTCYDELPCHKIEWQFKSVWKCQKHGLKLLSKCPNCGKKFKTPALWEFGECDRCFLPFAQMRKYEKII